DNA sequence from the Candidatus Methylacidiphilales bacterium genome:
AAGCATTTCTTAACTATAATTTTATTCATTATTTCCATAGTTGCGCTTATTATGTCTCAAATAAATTCGGATAACAACTCAAATACCGCAGAATCTAAATGGGAAAAACCAGTGTATTTAGATAGAGTTTGGGATGATTTAAATTACCCACAAGAATTTATCGTTGACCTCAGTATTCCTTATACTCAAACCGTAGAATTTGATGATATCGCTGCTGTAAATATCGGTTTAGATGTGCTTATTCGTACTTATACATCAGGAAATAGCCGTTATGAGCGAGTTATTTTATCTGCCGAAATAGAAAAATCAGATGAAGAATCGTTTTTAAAATTATACGACAAAATAGACCAGTTGTTATTTTCAGACGGTTGGCAAATAAAAGGCGAATGCGAGATTATCTCGAATACTATGCGTGCACGCATAAGACAATGCTTATTTGAACGTGGAGTTAGCGAAGAGAATCAAATCCTTTTTTATATTCTCGGCATGTCAGATAATTTAGCCACCTTAATATACTATCGTCACTTTCATAGAGAAACTAACGAGTCATGATATAATTATCGGCACATTTCAAATCGATCTCTGTAATAATCCAAACCGATGATGATCAGTAATGTATGAAGCTTGAGTTTATTTTATGCTGCAGTAAGTATACATGATTTATGCCATTGACCTAAGAGTATATATTTGAATACAAAATTTTATATCAAGAGGGGCGAAATAAATCAACAAATCCCATGCCTAATTTGATATTGATATAAGCATTACACTTGTGTATATAAAATGAACGGCTCTTTTGTTTATTGATCAAGCCATGTTAAATTCTTTCCTATCAATAGTTCATATCGCGTTATGCCAAGTCTACCTTGCATAGGTAATATACGCATATCTAACCTATAATTTGCGATAATTTTTTTAACCTCTTCGTCATTGTTATATGTTGCGATGAAATCCCCCTTTAACAAAGCACATCTTTCTAGTAACAAACGATGATCTATGTCATGATGATTATACAACCTCTTTCCGTGACATTCTTTGCCTAATGTGTAGGGCGGGTCGATAAAAAAGATAACATTTGAGTCATCCATGAAATCTAGCATAACTTTCATGCCATCATCTTGTCTAAACTCAAGAAGATGGGCAATTTGTGTGATCGCCTCAATACGTTGTACTAATGTTTTTGGATACCACCGCGAAGCAACTCCTCGCCTCTTTTCCCCTAAACGCATTAATCCAGCCCCTTTTGCAAGTATTCCGCCATGTACCACACGATTCTTTAATATAGTTTTAAAAGCCTTGTCATGGATGTCTTCGGCCGGTTTAGTTAGTTCTTTGCGAACCTCATCGTATGATGGATTGAACTTCAGAATGCGATCGGATAACAAAGAAGCACCTCCGTTAAGAATACTGAGCCATACTGCGGATACCTCTTCGTCAATTTCAACCATGATTACCCGATCTACAAGATGTTCGAATAAAGCAGTAAGGCTAATCACACCACTTCCTGCAAATGGTTCAATAAGCAAGGAGGGTCTTTTAGATAAGCTCCTTACCCACTTTCGAAAGATCGGTATTAACCAAGTCTTTCCACCTGGGTAACGGAAAGGGCTATAATGAGGAAGAGATGAAATGTTCGTTTTAAGAGGATAATACAACTTCTCTGTGTGATTTAAAAATAGTCCGTGCTGCATAATATTTATTTTACATCGCAACTTTAATATGAAA
Encoded proteins:
- a CDS encoding DNA adenine methylase codes for the protein MQHGLFLNHTEKLYYPLKTNISSLPHYSPFRYPGGKTWLIPIFRKWVRSLSKRPSLLIEPFAGSGVISLTALFEHLVDRVIMVEIDEEVSAVWLSILNGGASLLSDRILKFNPSYDEVRKELTKPAEDIHDKAFKTILKNRVVHGGILAKGAGLMRLGEKRRGVASRWYPKTLVQRIEAITQIAHLLEFRQDDGMKVMLDFMDDSNVIFFIDPPYTLGKECHGKRLYNHHDIDHRLLLERCALLKGDFIATYNNDEEVKKIIANYRLDMRILPMQGRLGITRYELLIGKNLTWLDQ